In Fusarium fujikuroi IMI 58289 draft genome, chromosome FFUJ_chr02, the genomic stretch TGATGTTCTCGTCATTGGGAATATGACGCCCGTTTTCGTGATTGAAACTTTTTGGTTGACTGTGCTCACCCTGGTCTCTCTCTACAGGGTGCAAAATACGACTTTTTCGGTTGTTTCCCAGTCAATATTTAATAGGTCGATGCTTCAAACCGCCATGAAACGATGACAGTGAAACTGTTATGGAGCACGGAGCACAACTCGAAACACTCATGTCCGTCAACGTGTTTGACGAGTGTCGATCCAGCCCCTCCTCGTTGTGACGAACCACAACGTTGTTGCTGTAGAATTCGCAGGGATATTGGAAGAAAAATGACCCTGAAACTGTAAAAGATCCTTGTGGGCAAACGTGATCTTCCGCCAGTTGAAGATGCTTATTGCAAAGGCCGATCAAAACTTTGTGGGATGATGTTAACTCTCAAAATCgcgagagaagagacatTTAGGCAAAATTAAATTCGTTTCAATGACGGACAGTACGAACCACAGTATCGGACGAGTGCCTTCCACAAGTTCCCTCCTTCGGTTTTATTGCAACAGAAAGAAGCTTTACTGCTTGCGTGCTGCTCCTGCTGGATAGTCTTGTCAAGCATATCAGGCAAGTACTACAGTAACAAGAAATATGAATTAATCCAAATTTTGATTTCGTCGTCTACTTTCTATCAAACTTAAATCCTTCTTCGTGTGAACGCCCATACAGGAAGATACTCCATcctttcatcttctcaatcGATGTCCCAGCACCATGCCAGCAAAGGCAATCAATCGATAAGCAGTCCCGATAGCTACCAAAACACCAATGTTGAGCCACTTGCGGTCAAGATGATATCCAGTCGCCTCAGCTGCGATGTCGACCTGAAAGAGGTATGCAAAAGGTGCCACAAGCTGCCCAAAGTACAGCTCCGCCAACCATGTAGCAGGAGATGCTCGCCAAAGCCACTCCATATGCCAATCCTTAACAGATGCCAGTGGAGGCGCGGAACCAGAGAGAATACCAGTGATGAGGGCAATCATGGTAGCAAACAGCGGTGCATCTTCACGTTGAACGACCATGCTTACGATACTTGCAAGGCCATAAATGCAGTAGAAGTACATCAAATTGGTGAGGAATGCAAGACCCCAGTCGATGATGGGCACagacaacaagaacaagggcacGGTGAAGTGCATGCAACCAAGTGCCATACGAGGAAAGACCGAAATAACCTTGGCCAGGAAGTAAGCCAGTCGGGAATGACCTGCTTCAGCCTCTCGCCTGTACAAGAGTGTCTCTTCGGAGAACAGCTTGACTCCAGGGGCACCCGCAACAAGAccaatggcaatggcaataAGAAGTGCGAACTGGGGtgcagagaagaagtcgatAGCTGTCGACAAGACCTCATAGGGCTCGTGGAATAGACCGACAAACATAATACCGTTCTTGGGGTTGTTGGCGAGACCGAGCAGCGCGCCTGCGAGAACAGCAAGACCCATCTCGGCAAACAGAGCAGCCCTCGCGCGGTATTGCTGAAGCATTGCACggcagaggcagagccaTCCCTGTTTGATATAGGGAGCACCTCGCTTCTTGAGGGCCTGACGCATTCCTGTATCGCCCAACATCGTGGACCTGATGCTTCTGCATTcgaaagcttcttctgattTGCTCTGGCGCATCTTAGCCCAGTGCGAGATCAGTGCTTCCTTGGAAACATCACCGGCACTGTTGTATTCCCGACCGTTACCAGTGATGATGTCGGTAATTACATCAGCATGGTTGCTGTGCTCTGGGAATTGGAAGCCCATGCTCTCGAAATATGTCTGAGACTCCATTTGAGGGCCTTCATAAATGGTCTGTCCGTTACCGAGCAGGATGAGGTTATCAAACAGGTCGAAAATTTCAGTTCGCGGCTGGTGAATGATGACAATGATGGAGATGCCGAGCCTTGCGATGGCCTTGAGCGTGcgcatgatggatgatgctgCGGTAGCATCCAAACCACTGGTTGGCTCGTCAAGGAAAATAGCCATTGGCGCAGCTGCCAATTCCATACCTATACTCACTCGCTTTCTCTGACCACCACTGATGACAGGCTTGCCAACACTACCGACCCGAGAATCTCGCACGTGCGAAAGCTCTAGACAGTCAATCACAGACTCAACAtgagcttcaacatctttcTTGCTCCAGTTACGAGGAAGCCGGATACGTGCCGAGTGCACAATGTTCTCGTAAACCGTCAGCTCTGGTAACACGATATCATCCTGAGGCACGTAGCCTGTCAACTTCTTGTACTGCTTCATCTTGCCTGGAGTATTGTTGACCGCAACGATACCGCCAGTGTTGCTTGTTTTACCCATCAAAACATTGACAAAGGTCGATTTACCAGCTCCTGAGCCACCCATAACAGCAACCAGCTGTCCCTGCTCAATAGAGCCTGTGACGTTCTGAAGAATGGGCCTTGGGCTCTTTTTGGGATGAAAGACTAGATCGGAGTATCTGAAGGAGAGACCGAAGTTGGTTGCCTCGGCTGCTCGTCGCATGGATTCAACAAAAGCTTTGAGCTGTGGGTTGGCCTCCATTTCTTTCTGCTCTTGTTCCGAGCTGTAGACGCTGTTCCGCGAGAGAGTAGCCTCAAACCCAGTTCGGGTGCGCCCCTCTCGGAAGTTTTGTCCGTATGGTGAATAAGGACTGTAGCCGGGTTGCATTGGAGCCATCTCATTATCTTGATCTTCGGGCACCTCCTTGTATCCCCGTCCAGTGATGGTCGCTTTGACAGCCCTCATAGTCTTGTGTCTCTTCAGGGCACCAGCATGAGCCTTGGATGTTCTCTGCCATCGTGAACGGAACATCAAGACGAGCATACcgacaaggaggaggaaatcGATGATGACCAGAACGCCCACAGGAATCAGATACCTCTCGAAGAAGGCACCTTCCGGACACCTGCTACCAGATAGGCATGGTGTTGGAGTCGAAGCACCGGGCTGGCAATAGGAGCCGGCAGGGCATCTAATCTTCTTCATGCCCTTGTCCTCCAAGGGGCAATAGTGGCCCGCTTGGCAAATAATTGGCTCGAAAACTCCCATTCCCACGTTTGTGCCGTTCAATGAGCAAGTCATGCCCGAGAGACGTGCAACTGTGCACTTCTCGAGAGGAGGACACGATTGAGGGAGTGaattgatggtgttgttctGGCCTGTAAAACGTCAATTTCGATTTCAAGCAACCTAGTCAGTGAACTTACAAAGGAAACCCTCTTTACATCCATACTTCTGCCAGGAAGACACGTTCTGCAGCTGCAGAGGAAGGGCACCAGGCCGCCAGCAGGGTGCAGCATCAATAGGAAGCTTATCGTTAAGAAGCTGATATGTGGTTCTGTAGAAACTggtcgagaagctcgatCGGTTGGTGCCAGTACAGTCTCGGTCGTAAACATTGAGCgtgttcttgtccttcaaTGGCTTAAGAGAACGGCTCTTGGAGTCCCATACGAGATCACCTCCGACAGGAGGGTTAGAGTTGTCTTCCATGGGTAGATCGAGTGAGCCCTTGGGattcttggccttgtacCATTTTCCACTTGTGATGTTGTATACACCTTGTGTTTGGTTTCCAATGCATTGCCATGCTGCTTGGCCATTATCGAAATTAGCTCGGGCTTCGGCGAGCTTATCGAGTCCAGGTAGCGCACGAAGAGCGCAAAGACATGCAGTTGTGTCGAGGAAGCTTGGTGTATCGGGCCTGGCACCAGGAAGGAAAGGTTGTTGTGGTAGCTTAGCGTCGTCGACGCCATAGCTTGAAAGCGACATTGTGGCGTATCACTTGTTGCTCAAAAAGGTAGAGGTTATTGACAACCTTGACTCTCTATACCTCACTTGTATCCTCGTGGGAAAAGACGAGGAATGATAACGACAACACTCATCATATCAAGCCAGCAGGGCGGCATGTACTACATCTTATAAGCTGGCTGGGACTTTGTGATCCTACAACCTcaatgaggaagaaaaaatGAAAGTCATTGCCTGAGATCCATACGGGATTCCGAGCCCAGGGTTCGGACTTGGGATCTACCATTCAAGGAGCCTGAATGAGACTCATGCAATGGACCTTGGGCAGTGCTTGTCAGATTTTAGTCTCCGCGATGGATGCACAGGGTTGTATCATCCAT encodes the following:
- a CDS encoding related to ABC transporter protein (ATP-binding-cassette protein), encoding MSLSSYGVDDAKLPQQPFLPGARPDTPSFLDTTACLCALRALPGLDKLAEARANFDNGQAAWQCIGNQTQGVYNITSGKWYKAKNPKGSLDLPMEDNSNPPVGGDLVWDSKSRSLKPLKDKNTLNVYDRDCTGTNRSSFSTSFYRTTYQLLNDKLPIDAAPCWRPGALPLQLQNVSSWQKYGCKEGFLCQNNTINSLPQSCPPLEKCTVARLSGMTCSLNGTNVGMGVFEPIICQAGHYCPLEDKGMKKIRCPAGSYCQPGASTPTPCLSGSRCPEGAFFERYLIPVGVLVIIDFLLLVGMLVLMFRSRWQRTSKAHAGALKRHKTMRAVKATITGRGYKEVPEDQDNEMAPMQPGYSPYSPYGQNFREGRTRTGFEATLSRNSVYSSEQEQKEMEANPQLKAFVESMRRAAEATNFGLSFRYSDLVFHPKKSPRPILQNVTGSIEQGQLVAVMGGSGAGKSTFVNVLMGKTSNTGGIVAVNNTPGKMKQYKKLTGYVPQDDIVLPELTVYENIVHSARIRLPRNWSKKDVEAHVESVIDCLELSHVRDSRVGSVGKPVISGGQRKRVSIGMELAAAPMAIFLDEPTSGLDATAASSIMRTLKAIARLGISIIVIIHQPRTEIFDLFDNLILLGNGQTIYEGPQMESQTYFESMGFQFPEHSNHADVITDIITGNGREYNSAGDVSKEALISHWAKMRQSKSEEAFECRSIRSTMLGDTGMRQALKKRGAPYIKQGWLCLCRAMLQQYRARAALFAEMGLAVLAGALLGLANNPKNGIMFVGLFHEPYEVLSTAIDFFSAPQFALLIAIAIGLVAGAPGVKLFSEETLLYRREAEAGHSRLAYFLAKVISVFPRMALGCMHFTVPLFLLSVPIIDWGLAFLTNLMYFYCIYGLASIVSMVVQREDAPLFATMIALITGILSGSAPPLASVKDWHMEWLWRASPATWLAELYFGQLVAPFAYLFQVDIAAEATGYHLDRKWLNIGVLVAIGTAYRLIAFAGMVLGHRLRR